AAGGTCTTTAATTGatacataaattattttggagATGAGGAATGATTGCTTAAATAATACTcgcatttaaagaaaaacaatatttatttctgtattaattgTTGAGCAAAATTGATCTACCTATATTTGGCTACGAATTAGTTGAAAACACAATTTTTGTAAGTTGAATTTTATTACAATTCTTTTTGGTTTCATTATATTTTACCCCAATATGTATATAGTTTTGTTCTACTTCACTGAatatcagaaataatatttctgctCTCTCATGTTGttaaagccaggaaaaaaaaaaaaagattaatcaGACCCTTCTGAAACCTCAtaccaaaataattattttgcttcacACTGTGCTTCTGAAGTCACAGGAGCTTACCATGCTCCAAggttttctcttcagtttcagaaattaTTGCTGTGTGGACACTGCATTTCTCCAGCACCTCCCATCCTCAAATAACTGGCCGTGGAAAATTAGCACCTCTCTATGAGCCCATAACCACCCCCACTGTTGGGTGATTCTTTGCTGGTATCGACAGAATAGACAGCTTTTGACTTTGGAAAGTGGCCCTTGAATGTCTGAGTTCAtgatgaaatgcagaaacaagaacaaatgtaATGATGCGTTCCTTGTCACAAAATGCGTGTATCACCCTGCAGCATTTTTAATaagtaggaaggaaaaatattgtgTTATTCTTAAGCTAATTTCTGTCCTTAATAGGCATAGTAACTGAACCTTTGAGTTGGATTATCTCTGTGAGTCAGTTAGTGGTGCGCTGTTGACTATTTGACTTTTTATTCAGCAAAAGAATGggttagaaaataaataagtaaaatgagGCAATGTCATTTACCTTCCTTTCTTGTATGGGCTTGGGCAACATCCACTCCTCCAGCATTCCCATCTGTTCATATGCCTTCTGAAGTGAGAGCCTGCTTGAGAGCAGCTGGGTGACCAAAACAAAGACTCAGAGCCAACTGCTGGGTTATGTGGCCCTGGTAACTGCCTGGAGATATTTTAGTGCTGAGAAATAGATTGCTTCCTATTATCAGCCATAAGATCAGTTTGGGtgttatttttcctcatcttgcagagaaagaaaagacaaggtTGAGTCCCCTAgctcttcctcctttttgtcCTTCCTCTAAAAGACAAAACCTCATCTTGCACTTCCTGACCCCTCAATTgaatacagagaagaaagaatggtTGTGTCATCTCTTGGTTTTCAAATTGACAGTTATATTGACTAAAATGTGGCTGTCCATACACCTAAGCACCCAcatgttttctctgtttgctttgtgcagtctagtcaggaaaaaaatgacttcttaCAACATAAAGGTAATGCTCCACACGAATGTCAACATCTGTGAGATTTCTGCCCATTTTTGTCCTCCTTAATTAGAGACTGTTCTGCCTCATTGGACGGACTGGTGTAATAGCTTGGGATCAGGGTGGCATGAAGACTGTCACAGCTTGAACAATCTTTTGAACTGTGGGAGGTAATGATCCTGCCTAACGCAAAATACTGCTTCCAGCATGTCATGGGACACTGTGATTCTTTCCCACATTTCATTTGGCCTTTTTCTAAATGCTGCAGTTCACGCcctgaaaaatgcagtatttttatgaGTATATTCCACCTTCAGTGTAGTCCTATAATTCCTATTTAATGTGGGCTGGGTGAGCAGGGGTGGAGGATAGCACTTAAAGACATGAAATGACACTTAGAGACTCCAGCTCATGCAATTTTTCatgctgaatatttttccaGTCAGTGACAAGCAAACTACTTCATCTGGTGGATGGAGAAATGAGAATAAACAGTGAGTCCTCTTGTCCTCCAAACCCAGCCAACCAGCTTTTGTCCGTCAATGAACACATCTAGGAAACATTAGTCTGTTACCTCTTTGTTCAAGGGCCACAGAAGACTTCTTTCTAGGCTTTTGGCCCATAGGGAATAAacaactttctctttttccagtgttgtcataattcatttttctttaaactaaaaaagtaaatgaaagaaatggcTGAAGGCGTATTTGTGAATAATTACAGTTGCACCACATTTCTCTAGAGTTGTCTGGGTAGATCTGAATGTGTAaggttttattgttttccttgttaCAGGCAGTTTCATTATCCATCCAGTGTTTGCTATGGCTCATGAGGCACTGCAGCAGATTACAGAGAGAACTTTCTAATGTTTCATCTGGAAATTGAATAAGTAGAACTTTTTCAATTGCAACAATGTGAAATGAGCTTTCAGGATTTTAAATTTGGAAAACCGCTAATTAGATGCAGTTTCAGGCTCTCCTGCTGGGATGACTATTGATATACTGAAGTAAAGTTTGGACTGTGCAAGTTGTTTCAGTCTTTAGGCCTGTGAAATTAGTCTGTAATGCCAAAATGGTTCTGGGCATGATGATGAAGGGACTCATCAAGAAGTCAATGTTGTGCTCCATGCAGTTCATTCTGTCACAGCTTGGATTTGCCTAAGATGCATGGCCGTGATGAGATTGTTCTTTTCACCCCCCCCGTTGGTGGGGATCCCAGCTGATGAACCCAGCTGGTACACCTGGTGATTCTACCGATTTTGATTTCCTAACCCCTCAAAACCACAAGTCCTTTGTGAATTGAAGTCTACTGACACAGACCCCTCATACTGGCCAgtgaaagaagagcagaaatccTTTGATATCTGTGTGGAAAAATCTGCACCTAAATTAGTCTAAAAAGTGTAGATACCAACAAAATTCTGTGTGTGACAGGGAGGGGAGAGAATTCAGAACTAGATTCAAAGTCTGGTTGTAAACTCTGTGCAAGAGCTTGCTGGCCTGCTGAGACAGAAAATTGCCTGGGTTTGCAGGTCACTTCCAAACTAGTTATTCCTTATGAAAGAAAAGCTAGGCATGGGAGTCAGTGAATGAAAGAAGGACGTTTGCATGGACTTGCATTCAATTCACTGATTTGAGCATTCAAACTTACTAACCTGCATGTTTGAAATGTGTGAGCAGTATTAATGGGTAAAACTAGCATGGAATAGGTACATATATAGTAGAAAAGGTTCCAGAAAGCTTTGTCACTCTTACTGGTGCAGTAAGGTCATCTTTAATCTATACAGGTCCTGTGTATAGGTTGGGTTTTCATTGCGATTAAGTGGGCCAGTTTTTAACTCATACTTTTAACGCTGACCAaccagtaaaacaaaaacagtgatcATAGTGGGGTGTGATATATTTCCAATCATTAGGCTACTTTTAGTAAAGCAACTCAAGCTAAAATCTAGAATCTTTTTCCTTTAGCATAGACAAAGCTGAAGGAGGTGCACCATTACATTCTCTCTCCAGATCAACAATCCATCTGTTAAAGTGTCTGTGTTTTGACAGACATCAATAGAATGGGGGAGAACTGCAAGACAATCTAATTCCCAGCTTTTATGGAATGCTCCATTTAGCTACACAAGacttaaaaatctttaaacaaATATGTCTGTGTATTTCTATATATATTCATGAACTCTCTATGTATTCAAATGTGGATATACACATACATGAAAATAGAAAGATAAGGGTgggcacagaaagaaaacacagttatgTCATATGCGTTGTATATAAATGATACAAGTATTTCATTACAATGTACATTAATCATTTGTGTATTTCTACACCACCTATAAGCAAGCAATGGAAGTATTaattatgctttaaaatatcttttattttgaaaagttctGATTTTCTAATCTACAAGTCTAAATCATGGCTGAAAACAAATGGTCcaaatatttgtatgtattgACTGAAAAATAGAGTTACAGAAATTATTCGttagaaattttgcttttgatttcaaCAAGAATGGgtccaaaagcaaaaagaagtcAGATAGATCTTCAGGTATGCTGAATTATTGTAGCACAGTTGATTttaatacaataataataattcacaCCAGGcaagattaattaaaaattttagagaataaatacttttttttgagTCTATAAATAGTGGTAAGACTGCTGAGTCACTACTGCAAGTTAACATACTGTTAAGATTGTTGTAGGACATGAGTTGTGCAGGCCACATTTCATCAAGTGTTACCAGTTGTGTCAACTCACCCACGGGAAGTGAAGCTGGGCAACCTGGCAGGACTACAAAGATGCCGTTCGCtattatagggaaaaaaattgtgtggCTGAAGCTCAATTAGAGTTGAAGCCAGCCAGTTCTGTGGGGGACACATGAAagggcattttaaaatatgtttgcaGCAGACGGAGGACCAAAGATAACATTGGTCTGTTACTTGATGAGGATGGTCATCTCACAAGCAGGGACATAGACAAAGCAGAGATATTTGATGCCTTCTTTGCCTGTCTTCAACACTGGTGATGAGCTCTGGGGGTCACAGAGTTGGAGGACCATCACTGCAGTAACGATACAAAACTCCCAGTCAACCCTGAACCTGTGCAGGATTTGCTGCTATAGGTGAATGCACATAAGTCTACATGGCCTGCTGGGATTCATCCCAGGGTGCTCAAACAGCTGACTGATGTCATTGTGAGacctctctcaattatttttcaacagtcttgGGAATCTGCAGAGGTGCCAGTTATCTGGTAGCTGGCAAACACTGAGTTTTCAAGAAGGGCTAGAAAGAAGACCCTGGTAATTATAGGCCCATTAGTCTCATTTCAGTGCCTGGTAAAATTGTGGAGATTATTCTGGGAGTTATAGAAAAACACCTGAACGACAATGCAGACACTGGTAACAACCAACATGGGTTCACGAGGGGAAAGTCCTGTTTAACatacttaatttccttttactgCAAGGTTACCCACATAGTTGACCAAAGGAAGCCAGTTGATGTTATCTTTTCGGATTTCAGTGAAGATTTTGATACTGTTTCTTGCATTATCCTTTATGGACAACATGTCCAGCATATGGCTAGACAAAACCATAATGTAATGGGTGAGCAATTCACTGATGGTTTGGGCTCAGAGGGTTATAGCAAATtggctggcagccagtcacCATGGGGATTCTGCAGGGATCCACTTGATGACGAATTTTCTTCAATGTTTTCATTAACAACTTGGATACAGGTCTGGAAGGTATGTTGAATAAGTTTTTAAATGACACTAAATTGaaggggaggcctcatggcggctgcagctcctcacagggagcggaggggcagcgctgagctctgctctctgtgacagctacgggcctgagggaacggcatggagctgtgtcaggggaggggcagctgggggttagggaaagggtctgcaccagagggtggtcacagccccaagagCCAGCGTTCAGCATCTGgacactgctttcagaaatacagtctGATTttaggtggtcctgtgtggagcccagagttggactcgatgatcctaGTGGGTCAgttccaactcgggatattctgtgattctaagaaatgaaaatctgcagCGTCAGGATGACGCATAGTGCCATTGATTTCAGAGCGGATTAACTGATTATTTCATTACTAGTGtaaaatttttgttaaaatgtatCAAGGATACTTCTCTGTGAGTGATACTCTCCTCTTCAGAACAACATTAAGTTAACAGGATCCTACTAATGGAGGAGAAATTTTGACATATGGGCaagtaaattagttttcattttcttattgctGATTTCACAAAGTCACTGCAGGGCTGAGATACAACGATGTGAGTGAGTTCAACAAACAACTTTATAGAGCAGAGAATGTCAGTGGTATGATGAGGTTGATGGAGTGAGTATGTATGTGTTCTCACTTTGTTAGTCTAGGCAGATTAGAGTTATTGTTGCAAGGAGGGCAGGAGTTTTCCTACAGCTGCACTTTTAAGCCGTGAGTGGATGAAACAAAATTCAGCAAAGTCAGCTGGGCTGTGTCTGTGTGGAGACCTAATGTAATTGAACCGAAGCTGAAGAATGGGAATAAAGGAAGGCAAGGAGCCAAGGATCAGGGCTGAAAGGCAATAACAGAGCCTGTGAAGAGTGACAGTGGCAAAAAGAGAGATTGAACATAAATGATTCAGTGGGGAAGAGCAGTATGTGCTGAAAGGGATGAGGCAggaaacaagtgaaaaagatggaaattagACTTAGGAAGTAATATCTCTTCCTCTTAACACCGGAGATGGGATAGGAACAGGATCCTTATccctattttaaaatattttaaggggCCTTTGTTCTGAAGTAAACATGGGGAAGTGAGTAGGGTCCCTCAGCCCCTCGCTGTTAAGTACTCAGGCAGAAGAGGACTTCCTGATATGTCAGGTTGTTGTGTAATGAATTCTGAGCACCACTGGGATGTCACTTCTCAGTGACTAGCTATAAACGGGTTGTCACAGATGCTGCTGTTTCGGGGAAGGGGTGGGTTTGATCAGCTGTGCTAGCCAAAACTGGTCCCAGAGTTTTATTTGAATATGCTCCCCATCATCGTGGCTGTGTttgtggaggaggaagggacaGGGTGTTTCATGTGTGCTGTCCAGTGATTGCAtctatttgaaaaatgtattgatgttttgttttgctttctttgggCAGATGGACAAAAGAAAGTTCAAGAGGAATTTGACATAGACATGGATGCGCCAGAGACAGAGCGGGCGGCCGTGGCGATACAGTCCCAGTTCAGgaaattccagaagaaaaaggcGGGGTCCCAGTCCTAGTAGCTACCTCATAGCTGAAAGCAAAGTAACCCTGAAATGATTTAtcaagaaaatcagaaatatcaCAAAAATGCATGTACAGAAATGATCAATATTTAAAGCCTCATTGGCAGATAACAAACCATAAGCTTGTGTGTGACTTCATCCCAGGTGTTTCACACCCATTATCCTCTGTAACTCACCATTTTACTTGATGTTGTAATAAAAAGTTAGGGTGAAGTAATTAAAGTGTCTGCCTTCATCTGTCCTTTCATATTAATCTAGCAAGCGCAGCGTTACAAATGAACCCAGCCCAGATGCctattttcctcttcacttaAAGCGTGGAGACATAACGGCACCGTATGTTACAAGGTTTTTGCTGAGAGATGAAAGCATGTGCCTCAGCCCTGCTTACCTCATTTGGAGAATTCCAGCTGCCAGCCAAATGGAACAATAAAATCCCTTTCTCATAATAAGCTTAAAGTAAAAAGTTGCAGACAGAAGCTGACAGGAGGAGAAGAGGTATAGGAAGCCAcggatatttatttttgtcttgcaaTTATGCCAGTAAAGTGGCTTAAGTGGGGAAATTGTCATTGTCCTTCCTGTTTGAATGATAAAGTCCAGCTTGGactttggagggaaaaaaaaaggaaaatccaatTTCAGAACTCTTTGgaagttgtttatttttatttttaaaaatagaagctgACTCCCTATACTCTGTTCACTCTCCGTCTAGTCAGTAGCAATTTCTATGCCATTTCTCTATTTCATATTATTTGTAGTATTTGATCTCTATTTCATATTATTTGTAGTATTTGATGAGTAAATCAGACTCCCTCTCTCCATCTACACTACTTGTAATTTAAAGTGATTTTGCATGAAACCCTGTATCACTGTATTGGCCCAGttttttattcacagaaaacagCCACAGCAATGTTTCTTATACTGGGAcgttttttattttctccctgctgtAAAGGAGCACCAGTCCAGTTCCAGGCTAAACCTGAGTGAAAATCTTGCCTGGCGTCTAACCTGATCAGAAATTAGCTGCCTATATAGGGCGCAGGGAAGGTTCAGAAATAGTTTTCATGGTTTCTTGTAGTCAGAAAACTGAGCTATTTAGATGGAGCAACCAGCGTATTCACTACACAGAGACATGTCAAAAATCCCACCCTCTTCTCAGTTCCATCAGCAGGTGTGAGGGTTGCAGTAGGCGTCTTCATCCCTGGGGAAATTAGAGGCAGAAGTGTTTTCAGAAGGACTGGTGTTTACAGCAGTTCTCCAAGAAAGCAGCATAATCCTCACCTCCAGACTGACGGAGGCAGGGGTGCTGAGAGGTGGCAGCCTGCCTACCCTTAGCTGAACAGCCTGGAACTGAGACTGCTTCCGGTGTGAGAGATTCGGGTGTAATTCCCAGCTCTGTCTAGAGGCATTGGCTGTCTATTCTCCCTCCTGCCACAGCAGGACAGAGGACAGATCATCATGCCTCTCCTGTAAACTGGAAGCTACCTCTGAGGGATAGGAATGGAGGAAAAGTGAAGATCTCGAGCTGCTGGCAATCACTTCCCATGACAACCCCTTGGAGCAGCAATACTGAAAAGGTTCAAAGCTGTGAGTGAAAGCCAGGCTGCACGACTGCAGAAGGAAGGCCTTCAGCCTTATACAGGTTAAGGCACTTATAGCATTGGGCAGCAATTTAGTGAGAAGCTAAAATGTGATGGCAGGCAGTAGGAGCTCTGGTACCATGCTTAACTAGGAGGAGCCCGCGGAGATACCAGGCAGAGGAACTCTTGTGGATCCTGTGGGCAAGGCAGAACTGATGTGCAGAGACAGTGTGTGAGGTGTTCAATAAGCATAGCAAGACTGGGTGGGAATGGACAGGACATTTTAGATCTTAGTTCAGAGCTGATAAGCCCCTAAATGCCACCCAGATGCTGCCTTAGGCACTTTTGCCTGTGTCAGACCCTGGCTGTGTGCACATCTCTTGTAAAGGCAGAGTTCTCTGAGCTACAGCTGAGTGCTTCCACTCCAGGAGAAGCATTGATTCTCTGTGCTTAGGAATTTCACCTCAAacaacactgctgctgtgctcaaaGTGTACCTTATGGAGGCTACAGATTCCCCCCTTATCATTCACAGAGACTGCTCACCACTTAATAATCACTTTAGTATAATAATTGAAAAATTGTAATGGGTTTGGACTGCGTTGGTGTCATTTTGTTTAGATGAACATATGTCTGTAATAAGGGACTACATTTGCGTCCTGCATTATGTCATGTGAAATAGCATGAGCTCTGTAATAGCTACTTAACTGAATAAAAACTATGGGTAAGCACTAGGCTTTTATATTTGATCTGACATTCCTTGGACTTAAATTTCCTACACAACAGGAATAATCATATGGTTGGGACACAATGAAAGCAATTACATTATTGGAGCACAGCAACAAGGGCTGTTAGTAAATGAATTATGTCTCTTTCAGTAGCAGAGCTACACTCTAATGCAAAGTTTAGAACACATCTTATAAATACAGTCTTAATATACAGTGAAACGTAATGAGGAAATAGTGAGCTCATACAGTACGGGTATTAATGGTGGCCGCCCTTGTCAGACACAGTGCCCTTTTTATGAAAATGCTCGCATCACACATTCAGTTTGTATTcccaaaagaagaaagctttctcACTCCCAAGTCTTGCTTTTCATCCTTTGTGCATTGCCAGGGTggaaaatttaatttcctttcttatcactaattcatatttttcagaGCTACCTGGGTGTTACTGAGATGAGGGAAGGAGTTTGTTCCAACCAAGAGCTTCATTAAGATAGGAAAAAGAGGACATTCACACATCGCAGGCATTAATTTGAGTCTTCAGCTTCCAGACACTCACCAAGCTTTATAGTTTGCTGACAGCACATAGTTGGGAGTGACCAAGTCATGAAAAGCAAGATTTAAATGAGGTGGATATCTGTGCTGACATCTCATCACTTCCTGTAGGTAACAAGAAAGATCATTCGGAACAGCACGTATTACAGAAAACAGGGTTATGACTCCCAACACGTACACCCACGCCCTCCCCACACACACATCTGTTTCTGTCCAAATTACGTATCAGATTGCCCCAAAAGAGAACCTATGCTTAAATGATCAGAACAATTACCTGAGCATTTGAAATCTCTTGTTCACATCATTGCCTGGACCATGAACGTAACCTGTAAAGCTGAACAACAAAGGAGTCTATTAGAAGCAAGGAAACACTATCAGAAGGAACAAGAATGCccaaatgaggaaaaaactTAGGGACATAAATTCTAtcaaattaaatgcagaaaggCAAGCTGAAAAAGAGCCTTCATTGTGTGGTTATAACTTTGTTTGAATCCTCTCAGACTAGTAGCCTACTGGAGGACTATGGGGAACCTCAGGTCTTGCAGAAAGTAGGAATTAATCTTCCATTAACACTAACAACAGAGGCTCCCAcaatagggtttttttttgttttttttttttgtttgtttttttttttaaacaatgtatCAACCTGAGGAATTCGTCGTCAAACTGAAATGTTACAAGGACAGAGCTTGTAGTAAACTGACAAAATGAATAATAACAGGCTGCTGGGAATGGGTGAGATTGACCTGCATCTCCTAGAGGAGCTCATAAAGAGCAGCTGTTTTGGTTAACTCTTCCCTCACGCTGGCCTAATTTCCAGGGAAATAAGCTGTGGCAAATTAACAACAGATTTTAGAAGGGGTTCTAAGAGGGTTTGGGGTATTTTACAAAGACTGTCTTTATTAGGGAGCTGTAGGGAAGCTATGGTACGCCGTCATACAATGTTAGTACACTAACACCATCCCGATCTGTGGTGGCTGCAGTAAACAAGAGAGGTGGGTGATGGTAACCTAGGTGCAcctggatttttaaaaagtttagaCAAGGTCTCTTGTGAGTATCTCTTAAAGCAATGAAAGAGTCCTGGAATTAATGGTAGGGTTCTCTTGCAGAGAAATAACTAGTTAAAGGAAAGGAGGTGAAAGAACGGAATGTCCAACTCTTAGAGATGAGGTGCTGACAGTGGGATTCCCAACAGCATCATGTGTTGTGGAATATCCTTACAAATCACTTGacaaaaagagatgaaaagccAGGTAACACATTTTTATATGAATCCTTTCCACATTAAAAATCTCATTCCTTGCTCCCTGGTTTACAAAAGGCTTGCTGAGAGCCATGACAAAACAAAGGTTGTGTAAGGACTATAAGGGCACTGTTAGCACTTGTTGCCCCTGCCCAAGGGGCAAGACCCCACTTCAGGCCCCCATAGCCATCTGCTTCTTCCCCAGTGAGGCCACAGCAGGGGTGGACtcctgctccccacagccctgcctggccATTGGCCCCGACCCACCAGAAAGTCACAGGCCCTGTGGAAATAAGCGCACTTCCATCCTGCTGTTTTTGTGCCCTCCATCACCCAAGCGGCATGCAATGCAGATCAAAACAAGCCTGGGCCCGCCTCTGCAGCTCTACAGCAGGGCAGAGGAATCCCCATGCAGCACCCACCTCTCTGGGGACGGTGTGACCCAGCCGAGTTCTGGGTGCCGTATCTTATGTCCCAGTGATTGATCTGCCCGAGCAGGTCTGGGCAGTGCACAATGAGTTCCTCACTGGGTAGGACAGCATTTCCACCAGGCCTTCATGTTGGACATCAGCACCACCTGAGGAATCTGATTCAGCCAACAAGCAATACCTCAGCTTGTACAACAACCTCCTTGAAATTGTTCTAAAGTCCAGTAGCCCTATGCAGCTGTGCAAATATGTCAGTAAAAACATTGAGAGGAGTAtgaaatggagaaggaagggTAGTGGGGAATGACTGGAGCAAAAGAGGAGCAtgtttggaaaaggagaaaaaaaaaagagatctctGCTGAAACTCCCTGAGTCATCTGAAGGTATTTTCTATTCAGCTCAggtaattttttcttgtttcatttgtaTCTGCAACCCGCTCTCTGCCAACTTCTCCCCAGCGTGCCACTCATTCTGTCACAGCCACGTCACTGCACTTAGCACTGACTGCAGAGCTGGTGTGGTTGGGCAACAGAGTCCAGGTACCCTCCAAAATCAGGAGTTTAAGGGCCACTGAGAAGACACTATGTCCATGTCCCTTATAGCAAAccctcacattttttttttttttttagggttaACACTATGAAGTAGCAAAGCCTCTCCAAAGCAAAGTTGTTATCAAAAGGTATGTATGTTCTCTACTGAATCTTACTCCATGTAAGATTTCCCAAACACTGCTCCAAAGTCCATCAGATacagaggaaaagcacagcagagtAGAGGCATTCCCAAGAAAGGCCAGAAGCATTCCTTACAGTCATGGTCCCTGCTCAACAACCTCAGAAGACCAGCTGGAGCATGTCACAGTTTATCGGTCATGAAAGACAAAGCTTGAGGGATATGTGTGAAGAAAGGAGGAAGTGGTACTCAGGCAGCCTGTATAATGGTCTGTGGCAGGGACATGGCAGTGGTGCACATCTAGCCCTGGGTGTTGGTGTTCTCATGTAGATAGAACCAGAGGCCTCTGCATCTGAGAGGTATCTTAGGTACACACTGCTATCCACAATTATTACCTGCCTGATCCTGTTTTAGAGCTGGCAGCTGTGGAAATTTCCAGAATGAAGTCATGGTGGTACAGCTGTATCACCACTGGAGACCACTTGAGCTAGGTTGCTTGATATTTCCTTAAAACCCATAAGCCAGCAGATGCCTTGCAACAAGGAGAAGTTTGCTCAGGTGTCTGCTGAAAGACAACCGTTTGCTGTGAGGCAAATGGATTAACCTAAGTAATTTCTTTCTATATCAGATTTAAGGTGCACACAATACACATGGTCAAAGCATG
The Numida meleagris isolate 19003 breed g44 Domestic line chromosome 1, NumMel1.0, whole genome shotgun sequence genome window above contains:
- the PCP4 gene encoding Purkinje cell protein 4 isoform X1; translation: MGVGPKRQGTGATNGKDKTSGENDGQKKVQEEFDIDMDAPETERAAVAIQSQFRKFQKKKAGSQS
- the PCP4 gene encoding Purkinje cell protein 4 isoform X2 translates to MSERQGTGATNGKDKTSGENDGQKKVQEEFDIDMDAPETERAAVAIQSQFRKFQKKKAGSQS